One window of Methanobacterium alkalithermotolerans genomic DNA carries:
- a CDS encoding tyrosine--tRNA ligase gives MDLEKKMELISEGTLEVISPEELEKKLNKKNPVAYIGYEPSGKIHLGHAITVMKMIDLQKAGFKIKILLADYHAYLNGKGSLEEIKDVAQYNKHCFLALGLSSETEFILGSSFQTKKEYTDQVYQLAILTTLVRAKRSMAQISRDSEDHKVAEVIYPLMQVVDMVSLEADLALGGMEQRKIHMLARENLPRLNQEAPVCIHTPLLHGTDGSDKMSSSKGNFIAIDDSPAEIKKKLKKSYCPAQEVDKNPVMEMARHFIFRENEHIIIKRPEKFGGDLQLSYLELVEMYEKGDLHPLDLKNSVGEYLIDILAPVREYMEKNYSD, from the coding sequence ATGGACCTGGAAAAAAAGATGGAACTGATAAGTGAAGGAACCCTGGAAGTTATAAGTCCAGAAGAGCTGGAAAAAAAATTAAATAAAAAAAATCCAGTGGCCTATATTGGGTATGAACCTTCGGGGAAAATCCATCTCGGGCATGCCATTACTGTGATGAAAATGATAGACCTCCAGAAGGCAGGTTTTAAAATCAAGATACTTTTAGCCGATTATCATGCTTATTTAAATGGCAAAGGCAGTTTGGAAGAAATTAAAGATGTGGCCCAGTATAATAAACATTGTTTTTTAGCTTTGGGACTTTCAAGTGAAACAGAATTCATTTTAGGATCCAGTTTCCAGACTAAAAAAGAATATACTGATCAGGTATATCAACTGGCCATTTTAACCACTCTGGTTCGGGCTAAAAGAAGTATGGCCCAAATTTCTAGAGATTCAGAAGACCATAAGGTGGCAGAAGTGATTTATCCCCTGATGCAGGTGGTGGATATGGTATCCCTAGAAGCAGACTTAGCTTTAGGTGGTATGGAGCAAAGGAAAATTCATATGCTGGCCCGGGAAAATCTACCTCGCCTGAATCAGGAAGCACCAGTTTGCATACACACTCCTCTTTTGCATGGTACCGATGGGAGTGATAAGATGTCCTCCAGTAAGGGTAATTTTATTGCCATTGACGATTCACCAGCTGAAATTAAGAAAAAACTTAAAAAAAGTTACTGTCCTGCCCAGGAAGTGGATAAAAACCCGGTGATGGAAATGGCCCGGCATTTCATCTTTAGAGAAAATGAGCACATAATAATCAAGCGTCCGGAAAAATTCGGAGGGGACCTGCAGCTATCCTATCTGGAACTGGTTGAAATGTATGAAAAAGGCGATTTACATCCTCTGGATCTTAAAAATTCTGTGGGTGAGTATTTAATTGATATTTTAGCACCGGTCCGAGAGTATATGGAAAAAAATTATTCAGATTAG
- a CDS encoding 60S ribosomal export protein NMD3 — MFCPQCGSSDTQLVEGLCKTCFLKEFYLLKLESEIIVTLCTSCHSQIQEGKWKELGLPEEEIIYQALEENIHVSPMVENVEIELEIIHRRGSLADCRVIAKGVVFGEEITQEYKTTVRLNKTVCPDCSKIASGYYESVIQLRADNRPLYPEEIALADEIIAVNLNKLEKKNRMAYITQRTPMKEGMDYYIGSQKAAKKLINKLREQLGGLVKESPRLMGQDKSTGKGLYRTWISLRLPQFSIDDFIQYNDRLAQVKSLDSRKIIVRDLINQEKFSILWKDYANIKLIGHLEDIQKTTLTSKTPHSIQILHPTTFEPIDQEINPDYDKLSIGDEVDVLEIEGKIYIIL, encoded by the coding sequence ATGTTTTGTCCCCAATGCGGTAGTTCCGATACACAATTAGTTGAAGGACTATGTAAAACTTGTTTTTTGAAAGAATTCTATCTTTTGAAGTTGGAAAGTGAAATAATAGTAACCCTGTGCACTTCCTGTCACTCCCAGATCCAGGAAGGAAAGTGGAAAGAATTGGGTTTACCAGAAGAAGAAATCATTTACCAGGCCCTGGAGGAAAATATCCACGTCTCCCCTATGGTGGAAAATGTAGAAATAGAATTAGAAATAATTCACCGGAGAGGATCTCTGGCAGATTGCAGGGTTATAGCAAAAGGAGTAGTTTTTGGTGAAGAAATTACTCAAGAATATAAAACTACAGTCCGTTTGAATAAAACTGTGTGCCCAGATTGTAGTAAAATCGCTTCTGGTTATTATGAATCAGTTATCCAGTTAAGAGCCGATAATAGGCCTCTATACCCGGAAGAAATAGCCCTGGCGGATGAAATTATAGCCGTTAACTTGAATAAACTGGAAAAAAAGAATAGAATGGCCTATATCACCCAGAGAACCCCTATGAAAGAAGGAATGGATTACTATATCGGTTCTCAAAAGGCAGCTAAAAAATTAATTAATAAATTAAGGGAACAGCTGGGAGGTTTGGTAAAGGAATCACCCCGGCTTATGGGACAGGATAAGTCCACTGGAAAGGGACTTTACCGTACCTGGATATCTTTACGCCTCCCCCAATTTAGTATAGATGATTTTATTCAGTATAATGATCGTTTAGCCCAGGTAAAATCCCTTGATTCTAGAAAGATAATAGTTAGAGATTTGATTAACCAGGAAAAATTCAGCATACTGTGGAAGGATTATGCTAACATTAAATTAATAGGACACCTGGAAGATATTCAAAAAACAACCCTTACTTCCAAAACCCCCCATTCTATTCAGATATTACATCCCACCACCTTTGAACCAATAGACCAGGAAATCAATCCAGATTATGATAAGTTAAGTATAGGTGATGAGGTGGATGTACTGGAAATAGAAGGAAAAATCTATATCATCTTATAA
- a CDS encoding RlmE family RNA methyltransferase, whose translation MGKRWQVEKKKEHYYKSAKKENYRSRASYKLQQLNKKFRIIKKGDVVVDLGAAPGGWSQVALERVEEEGVVLGVDLQRIKPFAEDNFHFIQGDFTRDEIQKSITEKIGGKADVVISDASPSLSGIKDIDQLRIMDLGESVLKISVNILKDQGNLLMKSFQGPGYEELIKKLKTEFKVVKTTKPASSRKKSAEMYLIGMGFKGY comes from the coding sequence ATGGGAAAAAGATGGCAGGTAGAGAAAAAAAAGGAGCACTACTACAAAAGTGCTAAAAAAGAAAATTATCGTTCCCGAGCTTCCTACAAACTGCAACAATTAAATAAAAAATTCAGGATTATTAAAAAAGGAGATGTGGTGGTGGATCTCGGTGCTGCTCCTGGAGGATGGTCCCAGGTAGCTCTGGAGAGAGTGGAAGAAGAAGGTGTAGTTCTGGGTGTGGATTTACAAAGGATTAAACCATTTGCTGAAGATAATTTTCACTTTATTCAGGGAGATTTTACCCGGGATGAAATCCAGAAATCCATCACAGAAAAAATAGGTGGAAAAGCAGATGTGGTAATTTCAGATGCCTCCCCCTCCCTTTCCGGTATAAAAGATATTGACCAGCTTAGGATTATGGATTTAGGGGAGAGTGTTTTAAAAATCAGTGTAAATATCTTAAAAGACCAGGGAAATCTTTTAATGAAATCATTTCAGGGCCCCGGGTATGAAGAACTTATAAAAAAATTAAAAACCGAATTTAAAGTGGTGAAAACCACCAAACCTGCTTCTTCTAGAAAGAAAAGTGCAGAAATGTATTTAATTGGAATGGGATTTAAGGGTTATTAG
- the mcm gene encoding minichromosome maintenance protein MCM, which yields MTHATDKTKTSLAKFEEFFSTKYKDNVFEALEKYPDQRSVVIDYLDLEMFDPDLADLLIEKPEEVIRASQKAIKNIDPLRKNADLNIRLENVTNNIPLRFLRSKFIGKFLSVDGIVRKTDEIRPRIITAMFECRGCMRLHEVSQSSNMIAEPSLCSDCGGRSFRLLQEESEFMDTQTVKVQEPLENLSGGEQPRQILVVLEDDLVDSLTPGDIVRITGTLRTVRDEKTRRFKNYIYGNFIEHLEQEFEELLLSPEDEENIKELSRDEHIYEKIIKSTAPSIHGYRDVKEAIALQLFGGSGKELEDKTRLRGDIHILIVGDPGIGKSQMLKYVSKLAPRGIYTSGKGTSGVGLTAAAVRDELGGWSLEAGALVLGDRGNVCVDELDKMREEDRSAIHEALEQQTISIAKAGIMATLNSRCSVLAAANPKFGRFDSFKSLAEQIELPSTILSRFDLIFVVEDKPDMEKDRALARHILNIHKEDSMPYEIDPELLRKYIAYARRHSHPVLSEGAMDVLEEFYVSMRNSASDDESPVPITARQLEAIIRLSEASAKIKLKSVVDAEDAKKAIKLQQACLKQVGYDPETGKIDIDKVEGRPPKSERDKFRILVEVIKELEEEYNGKAPTNILISEMGDRYTVSPEKVEELVRVLKHKGVIFEPTRGYLKVV from the coding sequence ATGACACATGCAACTGATAAAACCAAAACTTCACTGGCTAAATTTGAGGAATTTTTCTCAACCAAGTACAAAGATAACGTCTTTGAAGCTTTAGAAAAATATCCTGACCAGCGTTCAGTGGTTATAGATTATCTGGACCTGGAAATGTTTGATCCAGATTTAGCTGATCTTCTTATTGAAAAACCAGAAGAGGTTATTCGTGCTTCCCAAAAAGCTATTAAAAATATAGATCCTTTACGAAAAAATGCTGATTTGAATATTAGATTAGAAAATGTAACCAATAATATTCCCTTAAGGTTTTTAAGAAGTAAATTTATTGGAAAATTTTTATCAGTAGATGGTATTGTTAGAAAAACCGATGAAATACGACCCCGGATTATAACTGCCATGTTTGAATGCAGGGGATGCATGCGTTTGCATGAAGTATCCCAATCCAGCAACATGATTGCCGAACCCTCCCTGTGTTCTGATTGTGGAGGTCGTTCTTTTAGACTGCTGCAGGAAGAATCCGAGTTTATGGATACTCAGACTGTTAAAGTCCAGGAACCTCTGGAAAACCTTTCAGGAGGGGAGCAGCCCCGTCAAATACTGGTGGTGCTGGAAGATGATCTGGTGGATTCCCTCACCCCAGGGGATATTGTCCGGATAACCGGTACCCTGCGTACCGTGCGGGATGAAAAAACCCGTCGATTTAAAAATTATATCTATGGTAATTTCATTGAACACCTGGAACAGGAATTTGAAGAGCTATTGTTATCTCCTGAAGATGAAGAAAACATCAAGGAGCTATCCCGGGACGAACACATCTATGAAAAAATAATTAAATCCACTGCACCCTCCATTCACGGTTACCGTGATGTTAAAGAAGCTATTGCCCTGCAATTATTTGGTGGATCTGGAAAAGAACTGGAAGATAAAACCCGTTTAAGGGGAGATATACATATTCTTATAGTAGGGGATCCCGGTATTGGTAAGTCCCAGATGCTTAAATATGTATCCAAGCTAGCCCCCCGGGGTATTTACACCAGTGGTAAAGGTACCAGTGGGGTGGGTTTAACTGCTGCAGCAGTAAGAGATGAATTGGGAGGATGGTCTCTGGAAGCCGGTGCACTGGTATTAGGGGATCGGGGAAATGTTTGTGTGGATGAACTGGACAAGATGAGGGAAGAAGACCGTTCCGCTATTCACGAAGCTTTAGAGCAGCAGACCATATCCATAGCCAAGGCAGGTATCATGGCCACCCTTAATTCACGTTGTTCTGTTTTAGCAGCTGCTAACCCTAAATTTGGTCGTTTTGATAGTTTCAAATCTCTAGCAGAGCAAATTGAACTACCATCTACCATTTTATCCCGTTTTGATTTGATTTTTGTGGTGGAGGATAAACCAGATATGGAAAAGGACCGTGCTCTGGCCCGTCACATATTAAATATTCACAAAGAAGACTCCATGCCCTATGAAATCGATCCGGAGTTATTAAGAAAATATATTGCCTATGCTCGCCGTCACAGCCACCCGGTGTTATCCGAAGGGGCTATGGATGTTCTGGAAGAATTTTATGTATCCATGCGTAATAGTGCTTCTGATGATGAATCACCAGTTCCCATTACTGCCCGACAATTAGAGGCTATAATACGTCTTTCTGAAGCCAGTGCCAAAATAAAACTCAAAAGTGTGGTGGATGCAGAAGATGCTAAAAAAGCCATTAAATTACAGCAGGCCTGTCTAAAACAAGTGGGATATGACCCTGAAACAGGTAAAATAGACATTGATAAGGTGGAAGGTAGGCCCCCTAAATCAGAGCGGGATAAATTCCGTATCCTGGTGGAAGTTATTAAGGAACTGGAAGAGGAATATAATGGTAAGGCACCTACCAATATTCTTATATCTGAGATGGGAGATAGATACACTGTAAGCCCCGAAAAAGTAGAGGAACTGGTAAGGGTACTTAAACATAAAGGAGTAATATTCGAGCCTACAAGAGGATATCTTAAAGTAGTTTAA
- a CDS encoding translation initiation factor IF-2 subunit beta, with amino-acid sequence MSDYENLLERAIDQLPPEVFESKRFSVPKAYSVIQGNRTFIQNFREIADALNRDPQHLLKFLLRELGTAGNLEGGRAIMQGKFTHYLINERVDDYVQKFVMCHECNRPDTRIIREDRIFILKCEACGAKAPLKTL; translated from the coding sequence ATGTCAGATTATGAAAACTTATTAGAACGGGCCATTGATCAATTACCGCCTGAAGTATTTGAATCCAAGCGTTTTAGTGTTCCTAAAGCTTATTCTGTTATTCAGGGAAACCGGACCTTTATTCAAAATTTCAGGGAGATTGCCGATGCTCTGAACCGGGACCCCCAACACCTTTTAAAATTCCTTTTAAGAGAACTGGGTACAGCTGGAAACCTGGAAGGTGGAAGAGCCATCATGCAAGGTAAATTTACTCATTACCTGATTAATGAAAGGGTTGACGATTATGTGCAGAAATTTGTAATGTGCCATGAGTGTAACCGGCCTGATACCCGGATTATAAGGGAAGACCGGATTTTCATTCTCAAATGTGAGGCCTGTGGTGCTAAAGCTCCTTTAAAGACCTTATAA
- the tmk gene encoding dTMP kinase yields the protein MYICLEGIDGSGKSTQIELLEKWLKEMGHTVEKVVEPTSSPVGILIREMLQEPQATDSHFQKVLALLFAADRMLLMDKIQQEESQNKIIISDRCFYSSMVYQSPSSWINEINKYIRKPDLVLLLDIDVDTAVSRCQGQDQFEKKSFLKEVRSKYLEIAKKHDFFVINANTGINMVHKNIKKVVAPHLGICDTGIL from the coding sequence ATGTATATTTGTCTGGAGGGAATAGATGGTTCCGGGAAATCTACTCAGATAGAACTCCTGGAAAAATGGTTAAAAGAAATGGGCCATACGGTGGAAAAGGTGGTGGAACCCACTTCCTCCCCGGTGGGTATTTTAATAAGGGAAATGCTGCAGGAACCACAGGCCACTGATTCCCATTTTCAAAAAGTCCTGGCTTTACTTTTTGCAGCGGATCGTATGCTTTTAATGGATAAAATTCAACAGGAAGAAAGCCAAAATAAAATAATTATTTCGGATCGTTGTTTTTATTCCAGTATGGTTTACCAGAGCCCTTCTTCGTGGATAAATGAAATAAATAAGTATATTAGAAAACCAGACCTGGTTTTACTCCTGGATATCGATGTGGATACTGCTGTTTCCCGCTGCCAGGGCCAGGACCAATTTGAAAAAAAATCTTTTTTAAAAGAAGTAAGGTCTAAATACCTGGAAATAGCTAAAAAACATGATTTTTTTGTTATAAATGCCAATACAGGTATAAATATGGTTCATAAAAATATAAAAAAAGTAGTGGCCCCTCATCTGGGTATCTGTGATACTGGTATCTTATAA